A part of Prosthecobacter sp. SYSU 5D2 genomic DNA contains:
- a CDS encoding DUF1549 domain-containing protein, translated as MKATLLFLFAPVLMVVTALPAGETDAASKRIDELLARGWQKHNIQPNAPVGDEVFLRRAYLTVVGRIPTLDETRRFLAYEDPAKREKLVDSLLASDGYVHHFFNYWADVLRAQSQGVADSTTAQNYLNFIRQALRDNKPYDQLTRELVSSEGACFDNGAIGYYMRDRGMPLDNLSNTTRVFLGTRMECAQCHDHPFDKWTQKQFFEMAAFTHNMTSSAYRSPGTEEAQKMIRADKSLDKETQDLMRQAITEVTRPLRDTLVVQNKAALKLPHDYKYPDAKPKSVVEAAVMFGKPVKVNKETNTARTFSEWLASKENPRFTTVIVNRLWKKVFGLALIEPLDELMDGSVASNPELEAFLERQMVAMKYDMKGFLKMLLNTQTFARASTPEVGLGEMYYFPGPVFRRMTSEQAWDSLVTLVNPEPDQINWTAREREKRELENRRRLAELLDSTEAPLLFEAAAQVAVAMREQNKAFDQMRKDLDVARAKDDKETAKDIQRRLGQSQRILRQEVSRCFYEAAAKSNNKEVQAKLAAISGEGPMEMAMMNLMESARVDVMEMPVEGPMAENLEKETGLLGIKDKKSLASYEKYRKGLHQSWSRAAELTSPAPRGHFLREFGQSDRDVIENSSDEASVPQALAMMNGSLANQITGGWSVLSMNLRQAKTANEKIDTLYLTLFSRLPTPQERQMMNQRVESYASNKNLWEDMALAALSTQQFLFIQ; from the coding sequence ATGAAAGCAACTTTGCTCTTCCTGTTTGCACCGGTTCTCATGGTGGTCACGGCTCTTCCTGCGGGAGAGACGGATGCCGCCTCCAAACGCATTGATGAACTGCTGGCCCGGGGCTGGCAGAAGCACAACATCCAGCCGAATGCGCCGGTGGGGGATGAGGTGTTTTTGCGGCGGGCCTACCTGACGGTGGTGGGTCGCATCCCGACGCTGGATGAAACGCGGCGCTTCCTGGCCTATGAGGACCCGGCGAAGCGGGAGAAACTGGTGGATTCGCTGCTGGCCTCGGACGGTTATGTGCATCACTTTTTCAATTACTGGGCGGATGTGCTGCGGGCGCAGAGCCAGGGCGTGGCGGACAGCACGACGGCGCAAAATTACCTGAACTTCATCCGTCAAGCGCTGCGGGATAACAAACCTTATGACCAGTTGACGCGTGAGCTGGTGAGTAGCGAGGGAGCCTGTTTCGACAATGGTGCCATCGGTTATTACATGCGTGACCGGGGCATGCCGCTGGACAATCTTTCCAACACCACGCGGGTCTTCCTGGGCACGCGCATGGAGTGTGCACAGTGCCATGACCACCCCTTCGACAAATGGACGCAGAAGCAGTTTTTCGAGATGGCGGCATTTACGCATAACATGACGTCTTCGGCCTACCGCTCGCCCGGTACGGAGGAGGCACAAAAAATGATCCGCGCGGATAAGTCCCTGGACAAAGAGACCCAGGATCTGATGCGCCAGGCGATCACCGAGGTGACGCGGCCACTGCGCGATACGCTGGTGGTGCAGAACAAGGCGGCGCTGAAGCTGCCGCATGATTACAAATACCCCGATGCCAAACCGAAATCTGTGGTGGAAGCGGCGGTGATGTTTGGCAAACCGGTGAAGGTGAACAAGGAGACGAACACGGCACGGACGTTTAGCGAGTGGCTGGCATCGAAGGAGAATCCACGGTTCACGACGGTGATTGTGAACCGGCTTTGGAAGAAGGTTTTTGGACTGGCCCTGATCGAGCCGCTGGATGAGCTGATGGACGGCAGTGTGGCATCGAACCCGGAGCTGGAGGCCTTTTTGGAAAGGCAGATGGTGGCGATGAAGTATGACATGAAGGGCTTTTTGAAGATGCTGCTGAACACGCAGACCTTTGCCCGTGCCAGCACGCCTGAGGTGGGGCTGGGGGAGATGTATTACTTCCCCGGTCCAGTCTTCCGTCGCATGACTTCCGAGCAGGCCTGGGACTCCCTGGTGACGCTGGTGAACCCTGAACCGGACCAGATCAACTGGACGGCGCGCGAGCGTGAGAAGCGCGAGCTGGAGAACCGCCGCCGGCTGGCGGAATTGCTGGACAGCACGGAGGCACCCTTGCTTTTCGAAGCCGCAGCGCAGGTGGCGGTGGCGATGCGGGAGCAGAACAAGGCCTTTGACCAGATGCGCAAGGATCTAGACGTGGCGCGTGCCAAGGATGACAAGGAAACGGCCAAAGACATCCAGCGCCGTCTGGGCCAGAGCCAGCGGATACTGCGGCAGGAGGTCTCCCGCTGCTTTTATGAAGCGGCGGCAAAGTCTAACAATAAGGAGGTGCAGGCGAAGCTGGCCGCCATCAGCGGCGAAGGGCCGATGGAGATGGCCATGATGAACCTAATGGAAAGCGCCCGCGTGGACGTGATGGAGATGCCGGTGGAAGGTCCGATGGCCGAAAACCTGGAGAAAGAAACCGGCCTGCTGGGGATCAAAGACAAGAAGTCCCTGGCCAGTTATGAGAAATATCGTAAAGGGCTGCACCAGAGCTGGAGCCGCGCTGCGGAGCTGACCTCACCTGCACCGCGTGGCCATTTCCTGCGTGAATTTGGCCAGTCAGACCGGGATGTGATCGAGAACTCCAGCGACGAGGCTTCGGTGCCGCAGGCTCTGGCAATGATGAACGGCTCCCTGGCCAACCAGATCACCGGCGGTTGGTCGGTGCTGTCCATGAACCTGCGGCAGGCCAAGACGGCAAACGAGAAGATTGACACCCTTTATCTGACCCTGTTTTCCCGCCTGCCTACTCCCCAGGAAAGGCAGATGATGAACCAGCGAGTCGAGAGTTACGCCAGCAACAAAAACCTGTGGGAGGACATGGCGCTCGCCGCTCTCAGCACGCAGCAGTTTTTGTTCATCCAATAA
- a CDS encoding DUF1501 domain-containing protein, which produces MPPAFENHFSRRALLQRSAAGFGAVALQGILNAAAQSDNPLLAKKPHFPARAKRVIFLFMKGGPSHVDTFDPKPLLDRDHGKQLPFALPRVTFAKTSTLLKSPWKFKNYGESGLPVSELFPHVARCVDDLCILRSLHGTNPAHGGALLKLHTGSDTFVRPSLGAWVSYGLGTENSDLPGFVTICPTLAHGGVNNWGAAFLPAWAQGTPMGNASVPADQAVVRHIHSPLKSPSLQRLQLDLASRMNRNHLDVTGENAALEARINSFELAFRMQSAMPELQDVSGETEATRKLYGMDDPVTQNFGRQCLMARRFAERGVRFIQVTHSDANVQWDQHGDLIKGHTKNAAEVDKPIAGLLHDLKSRGLLEDTLVIWGGEFGRTPTAQGGDGRDHNPEGFTMWMAGGGVKGGMAYGATDDYGYFATENKIHIHDFHATILHILGLDHEALTYRYAGRDFRLTDVHGHVVKDILA; this is translated from the coding sequence ATGCCCCCCGCATTTGAGAATCATTTCAGCCGCCGCGCCCTGCTCCAGCGGTCTGCGGCCGGTTTTGGTGCCGTGGCATTGCAGGGAATTCTGAACGCGGCGGCGCAGTCTGACAATCCGTTGCTGGCCAAAAAGCCGCATTTCCCGGCGCGGGCCAAGCGGGTGATTTTTCTCTTCATGAAGGGCGGCCCTTCGCATGTGGACACGTTTGATCCGAAGCCGCTCCTGGACCGGGACCACGGCAAGCAGCTTCCTTTTGCCCTGCCTCGCGTGACTTTTGCCAAGACCAGCACACTGCTGAAATCGCCATGGAAATTTAAAAATTATGGCGAGAGCGGTCTGCCGGTGAGCGAGCTGTTTCCGCATGTGGCCCGCTGCGTGGATGACCTGTGCATCCTGCGCTCCCTGCATGGCACCAATCCCGCCCATGGAGGTGCGCTTTTGAAGCTGCACACCGGCAGTGACACCTTTGTGCGGCCCAGCCTCGGCGCCTGGGTCAGCTACGGACTGGGCACGGAAAATTCAGATCTGCCCGGCTTTGTCACGATCTGTCCCACCCTGGCGCACGGTGGAGTGAACAATTGGGGGGCCGCTTTCCTGCCGGCCTGGGCCCAGGGGACTCCGATGGGCAATGCGAGTGTGCCGGCGGACCAGGCCGTGGTGAGGCACATCCACAGTCCGCTGAAGTCGCCCTCTTTGCAGCGTCTGCAACTGGACCTGGCCAGCCGCATGAACCGAAACCACCTGGACGTGACCGGTGAAAATGCCGCCCTGGAGGCCCGCATCAATTCCTTTGAACTGGCCTTCCGCATGCAGTCGGCCATGCCTGAACTCCAGGATGTCTCCGGTGAGACGGAGGCCACGCGTAAGCTTTACGGCATGGATGATCCGGTGACGCAAAACTTCGGACGTCAGTGCCTGATGGCCCGCCGGTTTGCCGAGCGCGGCGTACGTTTTATCCAGGTCACTCATAGCGATGCCAACGTGCAGTGGGATCAGCACGGCGACCTGATCAAAGGCCACACAAAAAATGCCGCCGAGGTGGACAAACCCATCGCCGGTCTGCTGCACGATCTCAAATCACGCGGTCTCCTGGAAGACACCCTGGTCATCTGGGGCGGTGAATTTGGCCGCACCCCGACCGCCCAGGGCGGCGACGGCCGCGACCACAATCCAGAAGGCTTCACCATGTGGATGGCCGGCGGCGGTGTGAAAGGCGGCATGGCCTACGGAGCCACCGATGACTACGGCTACTTCGCCACCGAAAACAAGATCCACATCCACGACTTCCACGCCACCATTCTGCACATTTTGGGCCTGGATCACGAAGCGCTGACCTATCGTTACGCCGGCCGCGACTTCCGCCTCACGGATGTGCATGGCCATGTGGTGAAGGATATTTTGGCGTAA
- the moaC gene encoding cyclic pyranopterin monophosphate synthase MoaC, whose translation MPSLTHLDDAGKASMVDISDKTPCLREAIAAGSIQMSPETAQLIRENGLKKGDVLAVARIAGIQAAKQTQHLIPLCHQIPLSKVAVDFEVQEREVQITATVKTTAATGVEMEALTAVSIAALTIYDMCKAVDKSMCITDIRLLSKTKTPLP comes from the coding sequence ATGCCTTCCCTGACACACCTGGACGATGCTGGAAAAGCCAGCATGGTGGACATCTCTGACAAAACGCCCTGCCTGCGCGAGGCCATCGCCGCTGGCAGCATCCAGATGAGCCCTGAGACGGCGCAGTTGATCCGCGAAAACGGCCTCAAAAAAGGCGATGTGCTCGCCGTGGCCCGCATCGCCGGCATCCAGGCGGCCAAGCAGACCCAGCACCTCATCCCCCTCTGCCACCAGATTCCCCTCAGCAAGGTGGCCGTGGATTTTGAAGTGCAGGAGCGGGAGGTGCAAATCACTGCCACCGTCAAGACCACCGCCGCCACAGGTGTGGAAATGGAAGCCCTGACCGCCGTCAGCATCGCCGCGCTGACCATCTATGACATGTGCAAAGCCGTGGACAAAAGCATGTGCATCACAGATATCCGTCTGCTTTCCAAAACCAAGACTCCCCTGCCCTGA
- a CDS encoding MogA/MoaB family molybdenum cofactor biosynthesis protein — protein MSASTASIPTGIITISDRASQGIYEDLGGPALRTAAEGYGWQVVAEVIVPDDLERIQAAIRSLISQGCGLVLTTGGTGVDARDVTPEAIRSIMRVEIPGFGELMRMRSVEITPNAILSRSLAAIVDSALVIALPGKPQGAVECLSFVLGAIPHAVKLAMRVPTSC, from the coding sequence ATGTCCGCCAGCACCGCCTCCATCCCCACCGGCATCATCACCATCTCCGACCGCGCCAGCCAGGGCATCTATGAAGACCTGGGCGGCCCCGCGCTGCGCACAGCGGCAGAAGGTTACGGCTGGCAGGTCGTGGCCGAGGTCATCGTGCCCGATGACCTGGAGCGCATCCAGGCCGCCATCCGCTCTTTGATTTCCCAAGGCTGCGGCCTGGTCCTCACCACCGGCGGCACCGGCGTGGACGCACGCGATGTCACCCCGGAGGCCATCCGTAGCATCATGCGGGTGGAGATTCCCGGTTTTGGCGAGCTGATGCGCATGCGCTCCGTGGAGATCACCCCCAATGCCATCCTCAGCCGCAGCCTGGCCGCGATTGTGGATTCAGCGCTGGTCATCGCCCTGCCGGGAAAACCGCAGGGCGCCGTGGAATGCCTCAGCTTCGTTCTCGGAGCCATTCCTCATGCCGTCAAACTGGCCATGCGAGTCCCAACAAGTTGTTAG
- a CDS encoding aminopeptidase, whose protein sequence is MHDPRVDQLARQLVRYSTKVKKGDMVWIDCFDVPNYVAQALIRAVVDAKAKPVVKLHDTTVTREMMVHADEGQYDIIAESELALMKKMDCYIAVRGSHNITENSDVPAEKMKMVMAKLRPLQNERVNNTRWCVLRWPTSAMAQQAGMSTQAFEDFYFKVCLLDYAALLPAMNALKKLMDKAKDVHITGPGTDLRFSLKGLKSIVCGGGHNIPDGEVFSAPVKDSVEGVISYNAPTIYQGIAFDTVKLEFSKGKIVNATANNTAAINKIFDSDEGARYIGEFAIGFNREIREPMRDILFDEKIAGSFHFTPGQAYEGIADNGNRSQVHWDLVNIQRPDYGGGEIHFDGQLIRKDGQFVLPELKPLN, encoded by the coding sequence ATGCACGATCCACGCGTTGACCAGCTTGCCCGCCAACTTGTCCGTTATTCCACCAAGGTGAAGAAGGGGGACATGGTCTGGATAGACTGTTTTGATGTTCCCAACTATGTGGCCCAGGCGCTGATCCGAGCGGTGGTGGATGCGAAGGCGAAGCCGGTGGTGAAGCTGCATGACACGACGGTGACGCGTGAGATGATGGTCCACGCAGATGAGGGGCAGTACGACATCATCGCGGAGAGCGAGCTGGCGCTGATGAAGAAGATGGACTGCTACATCGCGGTGCGCGGCAGCCATAACATCACGGAAAACAGCGATGTGCCGGCGGAGAAGATGAAGATGGTGATGGCCAAGCTGCGGCCGCTGCAGAACGAGCGTGTCAATAACACGCGCTGGTGTGTGCTGCGCTGGCCCACGAGTGCCATGGCGCAGCAGGCGGGGATGAGCACGCAGGCGTTTGAGGACTTCTATTTCAAGGTCTGCCTGCTGGACTACGCGGCGCTGCTGCCGGCGATGAATGCGCTGAAGAAGCTGATGGACAAGGCGAAGGACGTGCACATCACGGGTCCGGGGACGGATCTGCGGTTCAGCCTGAAGGGGCTGAAGTCCATCGTCTGCGGCGGCGGCCACAACATTCCGGACGGGGAGGTTTTCAGCGCGCCAGTGAAGGACAGCGTGGAAGGCGTGATCAGCTACAATGCGCCAACGATTTACCAGGGTATCGCTTTTGACACGGTGAAACTGGAGTTTTCCAAGGGCAAGATTGTGAATGCGACGGCGAACAACACGGCGGCGATTAACAAGATCTTCGACAGTGATGAAGGCGCCCGGTACATCGGGGAGTTTGCCATCGGCTTTAACCGGGAGATCCGCGAGCCGATGCGGGACATTTTGTTTGATGAGAAGATCGCGGGAAGCTTCCACTTCACACCTGGGCAGGCCTATGAGGGCATTGCGGACAATGGTAACCGCAGCCAGGTCCACTGGGATCTGGTAAACATCCAGCGGCCGGATTATGGCGGCGGGGAGATCCACTTCGACGGGCAGCTCATCCGCAAGGACGGCCAGTTTGTCCTGCCAGAGCTGAAGCCGCTGAACTGA
- a CDS encoding S1-like domain-containing RNA-binding protein, with translation MADLGRLNQLPVLYSAPHGIYLGGGDHGEILLPNRYVPRGTQIDDVLEVFVYRDSEDRVIATTETPLVMVGESAPLKVVSVNRNVGAFLDWGLPKDLLLPFRQQAEPVYPGETVIAHAMLDAKTDRIIATTKLNKHLNKQQPVEFKPGQQVALVILAETPLGYNAVVEGTHQGLLYHSNVGAKLEVGQKLKGFISAIRPGGKLDLTLDAKGYKRVAPLTDQILGVLQAKGGTLAFDDDSSPEDIRRNFDCSKKAFKQALGALFRQRRIRFTNPGIAAVDIRENTGSEWRPGERGNDE, from the coding sequence ATGGCAGACCTTGGCAGACTCAATCAGCTTCCCGTTCTCTACAGCGCTCCTCACGGCATTTACCTGGGAGGAGGGGACCATGGGGAGATCCTGCTGCCAAACCGCTATGTGCCCCGGGGGACGCAGATAGATGACGTGCTGGAGGTCTTTGTGTACCGGGATTCCGAGGACCGGGTGATCGCCACCACGGAGACGCCTCTGGTGATGGTGGGGGAATCCGCCCCGCTGAAAGTCGTGAGTGTGAACCGGAATGTGGGAGCCTTTCTGGACTGGGGGCTGCCGAAGGATCTGCTGCTGCCTTTCCGCCAGCAAGCGGAGCCGGTGTATCCGGGGGAGACGGTCATCGCCCATGCGATGTTGGATGCGAAAACCGACCGCATCATTGCCACAACAAAACTCAACAAGCACCTCAACAAACAGCAGCCGGTGGAATTCAAGCCTGGGCAGCAGGTGGCGCTGGTGATCCTGGCGGAGACGCCGCTGGGCTACAATGCGGTGGTGGAGGGTACCCACCAGGGCCTGCTGTATCACAGCAACGTGGGGGCGAAGCTGGAGGTAGGCCAAAAATTGAAGGGCTTCATCAGTGCCATACGGCCCGGCGGCAAGCTAGACCTGACCTTGGATGCGAAGGGCTACAAACGCGTGGCACCGCTGACGGACCAGATCCTGGGCGTGCTGCAGGCGAAGGGCGGGACGCTGGCCTTTGACGATGACAGCTCGCCGGAGGACATCCGGCGGAACTTCGATTGCAGCAAAAAGGCCTTTAAACAAGCCTTGGGGGCGCTGTTCCGGCAGAGGCGCATCCGATTTACGAATCCCGGCATTGCGGCGGTGGACATCCGCGAGAATACCGGGTCCGAATGGCGGCCGGGGGAGCGGGGAAATGACGAATGA
- a CDS encoding immunoglobulin domain-containing protein, translating to MSFKAPFYSCIALLLAVTSGSVWAQVPRISVSQVGLHFICTADGQPDMYSWRNPVPDYSDWGPDGNYKIPNFDPLDPGVSGGRTALKVNENIAQEFAIEHIYPEDFGGLNSRFRLTNLQQIHWSTAEEASSGRMKARYYSNYPPLSNFQPGRYNTVATDSDDNFGRYYVRHPGYDFRNWNWTLPYDTPLHMNQKRIQAMLHLELRLPEGGSGEGDFNLSFVISGVDMSTIQVNGEQVFSRNTSLVVKTQKSLFLTSPSTELHTFADARRLVQGRRAPAVSNKPADAGYSDAPNSATMNLNLDLVSRYFTVSDHADLVFNSDLITIKIYDMHVAANTTEMPVQTVAFRLPMGRAPSPDLVVAGSGQVHYITPSGTAYRHPAIQAIRWWSFSRDGNVGRYEEGFPGQYDAIKGRFSEWRVAISNDRSAVNNLSFITNKQRVPGARALVYGYDASFYPDVGNVSVSELMTDPARRIEYQGPDYDRPVHYGTDTLRLLKNVNPLVARTHLSESEFEPEANYANPNLHMAEGFAEEQPRFALHPVSAVLERGEEVRLSVGVGNGPVTYQWRFKGEPIDGATNSSFLVTDMSPEKSGAYDVVATNGKGSTPSKPAILSVPGPVIILQPADIVANGGAEAVFTVTAEGDGLSYQWRRNRLVIDGANTSTLTLKKVKAADEGSYDVLVVNVDGRVVSEPAELRLKRSLAIIKQPVGGNLRVGGRVILQVQAVGEGAMNYRWRRNGEVVMNSTEDRLILTSVEGDNFGGMYDVVVTDESGSVTSQKVKVTDVGMPPMITLHPMNQTASMGGQATFSVQAQGGSLTYQWRLNGANVAKGKGASLVVSGVKEKNLGRYDCVVENEHGRTLSQMATLSLSSALSFTMLPENVTVAPGDEAAFTSEAAGEGLTPSYQWSFKGKEIPGAIYPDLVIPKASVSQAGLYSVTAISGADKVTTTVMLGILEPGVLVYKLSGTGVTTTGATPTRMALKGYLLVNRSEQPPQGTLLLVSKDGKYSRYQEQNLAGLRVDSTGPALKTQTAISAVTDETGEPPFRSQLWLQGADSVVKLSKTDQTLAPKTLSGSAHQLLIENETGEVTLETVSFKAAMDMASSARARQNRETLYETTARLTADLQVAGSVAAPDVEP from the coding sequence ATGTCTTTCAAGGCACCCTTCTATAGCTGTATCGCCCTGCTCCTTGCCGTCACGAGCGGGTCAGTCTGGGCGCAGGTGCCAAGGATCAGTGTAAGCCAGGTGGGGCTGCACTTTATCTGTACGGCAGATGGGCAGCCGGACATGTATAGCTGGAGAAATCCGGTGCCTGATTACAGCGATTGGGGACCAGATGGAAATTATAAAATCCCGAATTTTGATCCTCTTGATCCTGGAGTTAGCGGGGGACGCACGGCGCTTAAGGTGAATGAAAACATTGCGCAGGAATTTGCAATCGAGCATATCTATCCTGAGGATTTTGGCGGTTTAAATTCCCGATTTCGTTTGACGAATTTGCAGCAAATTCATTGGAGCACAGCGGAAGAAGCATCTTCAGGCCGGATGAAGGCACGATATTACTCGAACTATCCTCCTCTGAGCAACTTTCAGCCCGGGAGATATAACACTGTCGCAACTGATAGTGACGATAATTTTGGCAGATACTACGTGAGGCATCCAGGGTATGACTTCAGGAACTGGAACTGGACGTTGCCATACGACACGCCTTTACACATGAACCAGAAACGCATCCAGGCGATGCTGCATCTGGAGCTACGCCTTCCGGAGGGCGGTAGCGGCGAGGGAGACTTTAATCTCTCGTTTGTCATTTCGGGTGTGGATATGAGTACCATCCAGGTCAATGGCGAACAAGTCTTCAGCAGAAACACGTCATTGGTCGTTAAAACGCAAAAGTCGCTGTTTCTGACAAGTCCCAGCACTGAATTGCATACCTTTGCAGATGCAAGAAGGCTAGTGCAGGGACGACGGGCTCCCGCTGTTTCAAACAAGCCGGCGGACGCGGGATATTCTGACGCTCCCAACTCCGCCACCATGAACCTTAACCTGGACCTAGTTTCGAGATATTTCACGGTCTCAGATCATGCAGATCTGGTCTTCAATTCAGATCTGATAACGATCAAAATTTATGACATGCACGTGGCAGCTAACACGACCGAGATGCCGGTGCAGACGGTAGCGTTTAGACTTCCGATGGGAAGAGCCCCCTCGCCTGATTTAGTGGTGGCCGGTTCAGGGCAGGTCCATTACATCACCCCAAGTGGTACGGCTTATCGACATCCGGCCATTCAGGCAATCCGTTGGTGGAGTTTTAGCCGTGATGGGAATGTCGGGCGTTACGAGGAAGGTTTTCCCGGTCAATATGACGCCATAAAAGGACGCTTTTCTGAATGGAGGGTTGCCATCAGCAACGACAGATCGGCGGTGAACAACCTGTCTTTTATAACCAACAAACAAAGAGTGCCTGGAGCGCGTGCGCTGGTCTATGGGTATGATGCCAGCTTTTACCCAGATGTGGGGAATGTCAGTGTGTCTGAACTGATGACGGACCCGGCGAGGCGAATTGAGTATCAGGGACCGGACTATGACCGGCCAGTCCACTATGGAACGGATACGCTGCGCCTGCTGAAGAATGTCAATCCCCTGGTGGCCCGCACGCACCTCAGCGAGAGCGAATTCGAACCTGAAGCAAACTATGCCAATCCAAATCTTCATATGGCTGAGGGATTTGCCGAGGAGCAGCCAAGGTTCGCCCTGCATCCGGTGTCAGCGGTGCTGGAAAGGGGAGAAGAGGTGAGACTTAGTGTTGGAGTAGGGAATGGTCCTGTAACTTATCAATGGCGGTTCAAGGGGGAGCCGATTGATGGCGCGACTAACTCCAGCTTCCTCGTAACGGACATGTCGCCGGAGAAGTCGGGAGCTTATGATGTGGTGGCGACGAACGGGAAAGGAAGTACGCCATCCAAGCCAGCGATATTAAGCGTGCCTGGGCCGGTGATTATTTTGCAGCCAGCGGACATCGTGGCAAACGGAGGCGCGGAGGCTGTCTTCACCGTGACTGCGGAGGGGGACGGGCTGAGCTATCAATGGCGGCGGAACCGGCTGGTGATTGATGGGGCAAACACTTCGACTTTGACCTTGAAGAAGGTGAAGGCGGCCGATGAAGGGAGCTACGATGTATTGGTGGTGAATGTGGATGGCAGGGTGGTGTCTGAGCCGGCGGAACTGAGATTGAAGAGGTCTTTGGCGATCATCAAACAACCGGTTGGCGGGAACCTGCGTGTGGGCGGAAGGGTGATTTTGCAGGTGCAGGCGGTTGGTGAAGGGGCGATGAATTACCGCTGGCGGCGCAATGGCGAGGTGGTGATGAATTCAACGGAGGACCGGCTGATACTGACGTCGGTGGAGGGCGATAACTTCGGCGGGATGTATGACGTGGTGGTCACCGATGAGAGCGGCAGTGTGACCTCTCAAAAGGTGAAAGTGACGGATGTGGGGATGCCACCAATGATCACGCTGCACCCCATGAACCAGACAGCCAGTATGGGCGGGCAGGCGACCTTTAGCGTTCAGGCCCAGGGCGGGAGCCTGACCTACCAGTGGCGGCTGAACGGGGCCAATGTGGCCAAGGGCAAAGGGGCGAGCCTGGTGGTGAGCGGGGTGAAGGAGAAAAACCTGGGGCGCTATGATTGTGTGGTGGAAAACGAGCATGGGAGGACGCTTTCGCAGATGGCAACTCTGAGCCTGAGCTCGGCCCTGAGTTTTACCATGCTGCCGGAAAACGTGACGGTGGCACCGGGTGACGAGGCTGCCTTTACCAGCGAGGCGGCGGGAGAGGGATTGACGCCAAGTTATCAATGGTCATTTAAAGGCAAGGAAATACCGGGCGCGATCTATCCGGACCTGGTCATTCCCAAGGCATCGGTGAGCCAGGCAGGACTTTACAGTGTGACGGCGATCAGTGGTGCTGACAAAGTCACGACCACAGTGATGCTGGGCATTCTGGAACCGGGAGTGCTGGTGTACAAGCTGAGCGGAACGGGTGTAACGACGACGGGGGCGACGCCGACGCGGATGGCGCTGAAGGGATATTTGCTGGTGAACCGCAGTGAGCAGCCGCCGCAAGGGACGCTGCTGCTCGTAAGCAAGGACGGGAAATACAGCCGCTATCAGGAGCAGAACCTGGCCGGGCTGCGGGTGGACTCCACGGGACCTGCGCTGAAGACGCAGACGGCCATCAGTGCTGTCACGGATGAGACGGGGGAACCGCCATTCCGTTCACAACTGTGGCTGCAAGGGGCGGACAGTGTGGTGAAGCTGTCCAAGACGGACCAGACGCTGGCACCGAAGACTCTGTCTGGCAGCGCGCATCAACTGCTGATCGAGAATGAGACAGGCGAGGTGACTTTGGAGACGGTGAGTTTCAAGGCGGCGATGGACATGGCCAGTTCGGCGAGAGCCCGTCAAAACAGAGAGACCTTGTACGAGACGACTGCGCGCCTGACTGCGGACCTGCAAGTGGCCGGGAGTGTGGCGGCGCCGGATGTGGAGCCGTGA
- a CDS encoding deoxyribose-phosphate aldolase, with protein sequence MNRQENLEIFFRDGKTVILPIDHGVAIPVPGMENPFALIDAVSPYVDGYVMNLGVAMRAADSMAGKGICLRTDVYNTRMTGDGAGSINVYGVEEAEAVGANAVMNMLYPNSISERVNFQECADIIRSSMDLDIPVIIEALPYGLGQTDKYTLENVAFAARLAAELGADVVKVPYPVDCKPGEFRKVVDQLWVPVIILGGASLNDDAALLKMTEDAMEAGASGVAIGRNVWQHQNPAAIARSLSAIVHEDVSALEALALMKEPLR encoded by the coding sequence ATGAACCGCCAAGAAAATCTCGAAATCTTTTTCCGCGACGGCAAGACCGTCATTCTTCCGATTGACCACGGCGTGGCCATCCCGGTTCCAGGCATGGAAAATCCCTTCGCTTTGATTGATGCCGTCAGCCCCTATGTGGACGGGTATGTCATGAACCTGGGCGTCGCCATGCGCGCGGCAGATTCCATGGCGGGCAAGGGCATCTGCCTCCGCACGGATGTCTATAACACCCGCATGACCGGCGACGGCGCAGGCAGCATCAATGTCTATGGCGTGGAGGAGGCCGAGGCCGTCGGTGCCAATGCCGTCATGAACATGCTGTATCCCAATTCCATCAGCGAGCGCGTCAACTTCCAGGAATGCGCCGACATCATCCGCAGCAGCATGGACCTGGACATCCCGGTCATCATTGAAGCCCTCCCCTATGGCCTCGGCCAGACGGACAAATACACCCTGGAAAACGTCGCCTTCGCTGCTCGCCTCGCTGCTGAGCTGGGAGCCGATGTTGTCAAAGTCCCCTATCCCGTTGACTGCAAACCGGGCGAGTTTCGCAAGGTCGTAGACCAGCTCTGGGTGCCCGTCATCATTCTCGGCGGAGCCTCCCTCAATGACGATGCCGCCCTGCTAAAAATGACCGAGGACGCCATGGAAGCCGGAGCCTCCGGCGTGGCCATCGGCCGCAATGTCTGGCAGCACCAGAACCCCGCCGCCATCGCCCGCAGCCTCTCCGCCATCGTGCATGAAGATGTCTCCGCCCTGGAGGCGCTGGCCCTCATGAAAGAACCCCTCCGCTAA